The following coding sequences lie in one Populus trichocarpa isolate Nisqually-1 chromosome 14, P.trichocarpa_v4.1, whole genome shotgun sequence genomic window:
- the LOC7457995 gene encoding ATP-dependent zinc metalloprotease FTSH 2, chloroplastic translates to MAASSACLVGNGLSTSNAKRNLTKEFCGSHLFVSTSVPLCKTSRILTVKAVLDKRRHEGRRGFLKLLIGNVGIVGSTLLGGGKAIADDQGVSSSRMSYSRFLEYLDKDRVEKVDLFENGTIAIVEAVSPELGNRVQRVRVQLPGLSQELLQKFREKNIDFAAHNAQEESGSLLFNLIGNLAFPLILIGGLFLLSRRSSGGMGGPGGPGFPLAFGQSKAKFQMEPSTGVTFDDVAGVDEAKQDFMEVVEFLKKPERFTAVGARIPKGVLLVGPPGTGKTLLAKAIAGEAGVPFFSISGSEFVEMFVGVGASRVRDLFKKAKENAPCIVFVDEIDAVGRQRGTGIGGGNDEREQTLNQLLTEMDGFEGNTGIIVIAATNRADILDSALLRPGRFDRQVTVDVPDIRGRTEILKVHAGNKKFDADVSLDVISMRTPGFSGADLANLLNEAAILAGRRGKTAISSKEIDDSIDRIVAGMEGTVMTDGKSKSLVAYHEVGHAVCGTLTPGHDAVQKVTLIPRGQARGLTWFIPTDDPTLISKQQLFARIVGGLGGRAAEEVIFGEPEVTTGAAGDLQQITGLAKQMVTTFGMSEIGPWSLMDASAQSADVFMRMMARNSMSEKLAEDIDAAVKRISDGAYEIALSHIRSNREAIDKIVEVLLEKETMTGDEFRAILSEFVEIPTENRVPPAVPSPVSV, encoded by the exons ATGGCAGCGTCGTCGGCATGCCTTGTAGGAAATGGTTTATCGACCAGTAATGCCAAACGGAATTTGACGAAGGAGTTCTGTGGCAgtcatctttttgtttctacCAGTGTTCCGTTATGTAAGACTTCAAGAATTTTAACTGTTAAGGCAGTTTTGGACAAGAGACGGCATGAAGGAAGAAGGGGTTTTCTGAAGCTGTTGATTGGGAATGTTGGGATTGTTGGATCCACTTTGCTAGGAGGTGGGAAAGCAATTGCTGATGACCAAGGGGTTTCTTCCTCCAGGATGTCATATTCTAGGTTTTTGGAGTATTTGGATAAGGATAGGGTGGAAAAGGTAGACTTGTTTGAGAATGGAACCATTGCTATCGTAGAGGCTGTTTCACCTGAGTTGGGTAACCGGGTGCAGCGAGTTCGTGTTCAACTTCCAGGGCTCAGCCAAGAGCTTCTTCAGAAGTTTAGAGAGAAGAACATTGACTTTGCTGCACATAATGCTCAGGAAGAATCAGGTTCCTTGCTATTCAACTTGATTGGGAATCTGGCATTTCCTTTAATCTTAATTGGAGGCCTGTTCCTTCTTTCTCGACGTTCATCAGGAGGAATGGGTGGGCCTGGTGGGCCTGGTTTCCCCTTAGCTTTCGGTCAATCTAAGGCAAAGTTCCAAATGGAACCAAGCACTGGTGTGACATTTGATGATGTTGCTGGAGTGGATGAAGCGAAGCAGGATTTCATGGAGGTAGTGGAGTTTCTTAAGAAGCCTGAGAGATTCACTGCAGTAGGGGCTCGCATTCCAAAAGGCGTTCTTCTTGTTGGGCCTCCAGGTACTGGGAAAACTCTTCTGGCCAAGGCAATTGCTGGTGAAGCGGGTGTTCCATTTTTCTCCATTTCAGGTTCGGAGTTTGTTGAGATGTTTGTCGGTGTTGGAGCCTCTAGAGTCCGGGATCTCTTCAAGAAGGCCAAAGAGAATGCTCCTTGCATTGTATTTGTGGATGAAATTGATGCTGTGGGAAGGCAAAGAGGAACAGGAATCGGTGGAGGAAACGATGAAAGAGAGCAGACACTAAACCAGCTTCTGACAGAAATGGATGGTTTTGAGGGTAATACTGGCATCATTGTTATTGCGGCAACTAACAGGGCGGACATTCTCGACTCTGCCTTGTTGAGGCCAGGACGGTTTGACAGACAG GTGACTGTTGATGTCCCGGATATTCGAGGAAGAACAGAGATACTAAAAGTTCATGCCGGCAATAAGAAATTTGATGCTGATGTGTCTCTTGATGTGATATCCATGAGAACACCTGGTTTCAGTGGGGCTGATCTTGCAAATCTCTTGAATGAGGCAGCTATTCTAGCTGGTCGGCGTGGAAAGACAGCAATTTCATCTAAAGAGATTGATGATTCAATTGACAGGATTGTCGCTGGAATGGAAGGAACTGTTATGACGGATGGAAAGAGTAAAAGTCTCGTTGCATATCATGAAGTTGGGCATGCTGTTTGCGG AACTTTGACTCCAGGGCATGATGCGGTTCAGAAAGTCACCCTAATTCCACGTGGCCAGGCACGGGGCCTCACCTGGTTTATTCCTACAGATGACCCCACATTGATCTCTAAGCAACAACTTTTTGCAAGAATAGTTGGAGGATTAGGTGGCAGAGCTGCTGAAGAAGTGATATTTGGTGAGCCTGAGGTGACCACAGGGGCAGCCGGTGATTTGCAGCAGATCACGGGTCTGGCTAAGCAG ATGGTAACCACGTTTGGAATGTCAGAAATTGGACCATGGTCACTAATGGATGCATCAGCTCAAAGCGCTGATGTCTTCATGAGAATGATGGCAAGGAATTCGATGTCAGAAAAGCTCGCAGAAGACATTGATGCTGCTGTGAAGAGGATATCAGACGGTGCATATGAAATTGCTTTGAGTCACATAAGGAGCAACCGTGAAGCCATTGATAAGATTGTGGAAGTCCTCCTTGAGAAGGAAACTATGACCGGTGATGAGTTCCGAGCAATCCTCTCTGAGTTTGTTGAGATTCCCACCGAAAATCGGGTCCCCCCTGCAGTTCCCTCCCCTGTGTCAGTGTAA
- the LOC7457994 gene encoding uncharacterized protein LOC7457994 isoform X1 has translation MNSSTNNVTRTPSYWYSEQDYDDTYAPNNSSRNYQRMPTFSHFRRSASQARPEPNRGGSQDTWRPAVEERAITVPLGLAGFSMQPASPVQVLFLNTRLARELPGPSRQRNWQASSSTQADRSRSTQDEQNKALAQLKKETYNPIPKRMTTRLSLYYRDRAIDAVKDRARETEDDGKRCAICLEDFEPKESVMVTPCNHMFHEECIVPWAKSNGKCPVCRFVLCDRAGGSAAPAQNIESFAGNDVFEGELISVMRAMEEAFIRGNTSRW, from the exons ATGAACAGCAGCACCAACAATGTCACGCGAACCCCATCGTATTGGTACAGTGAACAAGACTATGATGATACCTATGCTCCCAACAACAGTAGCAGGAATTATCAAAGGATGCCCACGTTTTCCCATTTCCGCCGCTCCGCCTCCCAAGCCCGTCCG GAGCCGAATAGAGGAGGTTCACAAGATACATGGCGGCCGGCGGTGGAGGAAAGAGCCATAACAGTACCTCTCGGTCTAGCTGG ATTTTCTATGCAGCCAGCTTCACCCGTGCAAGTTCTTTTCCTAAATACCAGACTGGCAAGAGAGCTACCAGGGCCCTCACGCCAACGAAATTGGCAAGCCTCTTCATCTACACAAGCGGATCGCTCCAGATCAACCCAAGATGAGCAAAACAAAGCATTGGCACAGCTGAAGAAAGAAACCTATAACCCTATCCCGAAAAGGATGACAACTAGATTGAGTTTGTATTACAGAGACCGTGCCATTGATGCTGTTAAAGACAGGGCACGGGAGACAGAAGATGATGGCAAAAGATGTGCGATCTGCCTAGAAGATTTCGAGCCCAAAGAGTCGGTAATGGTGACCCCTTGCAACCATATGTTTCATGAGGAATGTATTGTGCCATGGGCGAAGAGTAATGGGAAATGCCCTGTTTGTCGGTTTGTGCTCTGCGACCGAGCCGGAGGAAGTGCAGCGCCAGCGCAGAACATCGAAAGTTTCGCAGGCAATGACGTATTTGAAGGAGAGCTAATTTCAGTCATGAGGGCCATGGAAGAGGCTTTCATACGGGGCAACACATCACGTTGGTAA
- the LOC7457997 gene encoding uncharacterized protein LOC7457997: protein MKKKAGGFLKRVMSVLASMAKAKTLALKSKTNALRTRLIIFSLLGNKKIMMSSITEKLHSLMGQHEKDQEEALELECLDQNKALVFHNHLDSMSPLLNPTHTELMENIVAEDGQDNIIGYVYEEAGDGEEKYPDLTHSLFDSEGVEFEDSGVSVIDMVKNSKQEGETFSLEDEIDQVADLFIKRFHHQMRLQKQLSMKRYQEMLQGATA, encoded by the coding sequence ATGAAGAAGAAAGCAGGTGGGTTCTTGAAGAGGGTAATGTCCGTGTTGGCATCCATGGCCAAGGCTAAAACTCTGGCTCTGAAGAGCAAGACCAATGCCTTGAGGACGCGGTTGATAATATTCTCTCTACTCGGAAACAAGAAGATTATGATGAGCTCCATTACTGAGAAGCTCCATTCTCTGATGGGGCAGCATGAAAAAGATCAAGAAGAAGCATTGGAATTGGAATGCTTAGATCAAAACAAGGCCTTAGTGTTCCATAACCACCTCGACTCTATGTCGCCCCTCCTCAATCCTACTCACACCGAGTTGATGGAGAATATTGTTGCAGAGGATGGCCAAGATAACATTATTGGCTATGTCTATGAAGAAGCTGGCGATGGCGAGGAGAAGTATCCAGACCTTACCCACTCGCTTTTTGACTCTGAAGGTGTAGAGTTTGAAGATTCAGGAGTGTCGGTGATAGATATGGTAAAGAATTCAAAGCAAGAAGGGGAGACGTTCAGCTTGGAAGACGAGATAGACCAGGTGGCAGATTTGTTCATCAAGAGATTCCATCACCAGATGAGGCTGCAGAAGCAACTATCCATGAAGAGGTATCAGGAGATGCTTCAAGGGGCTActgcttaa
- the LOC7466282 gene encoding DNA cross-link repair protein SNM1 isoform X1: MSTIGGAGGDYDSKEEWTEFEWSEDGLSIIENIEEQSYQIHPSIKQEEEEEDGDGGDGSFSAEFYRCGTDWSCLSPAAEVVEPSHSRNLKQANLWQMWGQNKPSSLSSPPPKKKLKPTQFCSQGKAASSSPKHNRPRACPFYKRIPDTGFSVDAFRYGPIPGCSAYFLTHFHYDHYGGLTKGWSHGPIYCTPLTARLLTICLSLNSLYIHPLELDTEYVIQGVKVTLLEANHCPGAALLHFRLPTGLCYLHTGDFRASKLMQAHPLLANNRVNVLYLDTTYCNPKYKFPSKEDVLSYVVRVTKSSLKKQPKTLVVVGAYSIGKESVYLAISKALGVKIYANNSRRRILQSFGWPDLSTNLCTKAIDTCLHVLPISSLRYETLKDYLKNHVNQYAAVLAFRPTGWTYSEGLGRELDLIRPSTRGNITIYGVPYSEHSSFTELRDFVEFLKPDKIIPTVNVGNPDNRDKMQSYFREWLKG; this comes from the exons ATGAGCACAATCGGCGGCGCCGGAGGAGATTATGATTCCAAAGAAGAATGGACCGAATTTGAATGGTCGGAAGATGGGCTCTCAATTATAGAGAATATTGAGGAGCAAAGTTACCAGATTCATCCATCGattaaacaagaagaagaagaagaagatggagatGGTGGTGATGGGAGTTTCTCTGCGGAATTCTATCGGTGTGGAACCGATTGGTCTTGCCTGTCGCCGGCGGCTGAAGTAGTTGAACCTTCCCATTCAAGAAATCTGAAACAGGCGAATCTATGGCAGATGTGGGGCCAAAACAAACCTTCTTCCCTTTCCTCTCCGCCTCCGAAGAAGAAGCTGAAGCCAACTCAATTTTGCAGCCAAGGCAAGGCGGCTTCCTCGTCTCCTAAGCATAACCGCCCTCGCGCTTGCCCTTTCTATAAACGGATTCCAG ATACAGGTTTCTCAGTTGATGCATTCCGGTATGGTCCGATCCCAGGATGCTCTGCGTACTTCCTGACCCACTTCCATTATGATCATTACGGTGGCCTTACCAAAGGATGGTCTCATGGCCCTATTTATTGTACTCCTCTCACTGCTCGCCTCCTTACAATCTGTCTCTCCCTCAATTCCTT ATATATTCATCCATTGGAACTTGACACAGAATATGTTATTCAAGGAGTTAAAGTAACATTACTAGAAGCTAATCACTGTCCCGGTGCTGCTCTCCTTCATTTCCGTCTCCCGACTGGACTCTGCTATTTGCACACTGGAGATTTCAGGGCTTCTAAACTTATGCAGGCCCATCCACTTCTTGCAAACAACAGAGTTAACGTGCTTTACTTAGATACAACCTATTGCAATCCAAAGTACAA GTTTCCTTCTAAGGAAGATGTGTTGAGTTATGTTGTTAGAGTTACTAAGAGTTCTCTCAAAAAGCAACCTAAAACCCTTGTTGTTGTCGGAGCGTATAGTATTGGCAAAGAGAGTGTTTATCTTGCCATTTCCAAGGCATTAGGG GTTAAAATATATGCAAATAATTCAAGGAGACGGATTCTGCAATCTTTTGGTTGGCCTGATCTTTCGACGAATCTTTGTACAAAAGCTATAGACACATGTCTTCATGTGCTGCCCATATCTTCCCTGCGATATGAG ACCTTGAAGGATTACTTGAAGAATCATGTAAATCAGTATGCAGCAGTTTTGGCATTCCGGCCAACAG GCTGGACTTACTCAGAAGGTTTAGGCAGAGAGCTTGATCTAATTAGGCCTAGCACTAGAGGCAACATCACAATATATG GAGTTCCATACAGTGAGCACTCTAGTTTCACAGAGCTGAGAGACTTTGTCGAG TTTTTGAAGCCTGACAAGATAATTCCTACAGTAAATGTTGGGAATCCAGATAATCGAGATAAGATGCAATCTTATTTCCGGGAATGGCTTAAAGGGTAG
- the LOC7457996 gene encoding probable magnesium transporter NIPA8 yields MGEWVIGAFINLFGSIAINFGTNLLKLGHNERERHSTQDNVGTSGKVPVKPIIYFQTWRVGILFFFLGNCLNFISFGYAAQSLLAALGSIQFVSNIAFAYFVLNKMVTVKVLVATAFIVLGNIFLVAFGNHQSPVYTPEQLAEKYSNMTFLFYCLVLILLVALHHYIYRRGEIILAISGQDLRPYWQMLLPFSYAVVSGAVGSCSVLFAKSLSNLLRLAMSSDYQLHSWFTYSILLLFLSTAGFWMTRLNEGLALFDAILIVPMFQIVWTFFSICTGFVYFQEYQVFDALRTTMFILGMTSVFVGISLLAPDESRGGEVKDNASLVPVVSSSISIETDRLVISSEDAQNKDPRSFAQAMVIKIKEVLAKAKTACSLSLGFGEDSINASAVLVMPMVSSKITGFRGTVFDRPKFFSLRNSGWSKISMDDDGVNVLETNPVLPQTL; encoded by the exons ATGGGGGAGTGGGTCATCGGAGCTTTTATCAATCTTTTTGGCAGCATTGCTATCAACTTTGGGACTAACCTTCTTAAATTGGGTCATAATGAG AGAGAGAGGCATTCCACGCAAGACAATGTGGGAACAAGTGGGAAGGTTCCTGTGAAGCCTATCATATATTTCCAGACATGGAGAGTTG gtattctatttttctttcttgggaATTGTCTTAATTTCATTTCCTTTGGATATGCTGCTCAG TCGCTTCTTGCAGCCTTGGGATCTATTCAATTTGTATCAAACATTGCATTTGCTTACTTCGTGTTGAACAAAATGGTCACTGTCAA agTCCTGGTAGCCACAGCCTTTATTGTTCTTGGAAATATATTTCTTGTTGCTTTTGGCAACCATCAGTCTCCTG TGTACACACCAGAGCAGTTGGCAGAGAAATACAGCAATATGACATTCCTCTTTTACTGTCTGGTATTAATACTTCTTGTTGCCTTGCACCACTACATTTACAG GAGAGGAGAAATTATACTTGCCATTTCAGGACAAGATCTTAGACCTTATTGGCAAATGTTGCTTCCTTTCTCCTATGCTGTAGTTTCAGGTGCGGTAGGATCGTGCTCAGTATTGTTTGCCAAATCTCT CTCCAATCTGTTAAGATTGGCCATGTCTAGTGATTATCAGCTGCACAGCTGGTTTACTTACTCCATACTTCTTCTATTTCTTAGTACAGCCGGATTTTGG ATGACAAGGTTGAATGAAGGATTGGCACTCTTTGATGCAATTCTCATTGTGCCGATGTTTCAGATTGTTTGGACTTTCTTTTCCATTTGTACAGGATTTGTATATTTTCAGGAATACCAG GTATTTGATGCGCTAAGGACAACAATGTTCATACTAGGGATGACATCCGTATTCGTTGGAATTTCTCTGCTTGCACCAGATGAGTCCAGAG GTGGAGAGGTCAAAGATAATGCATCTTTGGTTCCAGTTGTGTCTTCAAGCATTTCAATTGAAACAGACAG GCTGGTCATCTCATCCGAAGATGCACAAAATAAAGATCCGAGATCATTCGCGCAAGCAATggtgataaaaattaaagaggtgTTAGCCAAGGCAAAG ACTGCTTGTTCATTATCACTAGGTTTCGGAGAGGATTCCATCAATGCATCTGCTGTTCTTGTGATGCCCATGGTGTCTTCAAAAATAACTGGCTTCAGAGGAACCGTCTTTGACCGACCTAAGTTTTTTTCCCTGAGAAATTCTGGTTGGAGTAAGATTTCAATGGATGATGATGGTGTAAATGTATTAGAAACAAACCCAGTGCTTCCTCAAACCCTTTGA
- the LOC7466282 gene encoding DNA cross-link repair protein SNM1 isoform X2, with protein sequence MSTIGGAGGDYDSKEEWTEFEWSEDGLSIIENIEEQSYQIHPSIKQEEEEEDGDGGDGSFSAEFYRCGTDWSCLSPAAEVVEPSHSRNLKQANLWQMWGQNKPSSLSSPPPKKKLKPTQFCSQGKAASSSPKHNRPRACPFYKRIPDTGFSVDAFRYGPIPGCSAYFLTHFHYDHYGGLTKGWSHGPIYCTPLTARLLTICLSLNSLYIHPLELDTEYVIQGVKVTLLEANHCPGAALLHFRLPTGLCYLHTGDFRASKLMQAHPLLANNRVNVLYLDTTYCNPKYKFPSKEDVLSYVVRVTKSSLKKQPKTLVVVGAYSIGKESVYLAISKALGVKIYANNSRRRILQSFGWPDLSTNLCTKAIDTCLHVLPISSLRYETLKDYLKNHVNQYAAVLAFRPTGWTYSEGLGRELDLIRPSTRGNITIYAVREADFWSSSVSMF encoded by the exons ATGAGCACAATCGGCGGCGCCGGAGGAGATTATGATTCCAAAGAAGAATGGACCGAATTTGAATGGTCGGAAGATGGGCTCTCAATTATAGAGAATATTGAGGAGCAAAGTTACCAGATTCATCCATCGattaaacaagaagaagaagaagaagatggagatGGTGGTGATGGGAGTTTCTCTGCGGAATTCTATCGGTGTGGAACCGATTGGTCTTGCCTGTCGCCGGCGGCTGAAGTAGTTGAACCTTCCCATTCAAGAAATCTGAAACAGGCGAATCTATGGCAGATGTGGGGCCAAAACAAACCTTCTTCCCTTTCCTCTCCGCCTCCGAAGAAGAAGCTGAAGCCAACTCAATTTTGCAGCCAAGGCAAGGCGGCTTCCTCGTCTCCTAAGCATAACCGCCCTCGCGCTTGCCCTTTCTATAAACGGATTCCAG ATACAGGTTTCTCAGTTGATGCATTCCGGTATGGTCCGATCCCAGGATGCTCTGCGTACTTCCTGACCCACTTCCATTATGATCATTACGGTGGCCTTACCAAAGGATGGTCTCATGGCCCTATTTATTGTACTCCTCTCACTGCTCGCCTCCTTACAATCTGTCTCTCCCTCAATTCCTT ATATATTCATCCATTGGAACTTGACACAGAATATGTTATTCAAGGAGTTAAAGTAACATTACTAGAAGCTAATCACTGTCCCGGTGCTGCTCTCCTTCATTTCCGTCTCCCGACTGGACTCTGCTATTTGCACACTGGAGATTTCAGGGCTTCTAAACTTATGCAGGCCCATCCACTTCTTGCAAACAACAGAGTTAACGTGCTTTACTTAGATACAACCTATTGCAATCCAAAGTACAA GTTTCCTTCTAAGGAAGATGTGTTGAGTTATGTTGTTAGAGTTACTAAGAGTTCTCTCAAAAAGCAACCTAAAACCCTTGTTGTTGTCGGAGCGTATAGTATTGGCAAAGAGAGTGTTTATCTTGCCATTTCCAAGGCATTAGGG GTTAAAATATATGCAAATAATTCAAGGAGACGGATTCTGCAATCTTTTGGTTGGCCTGATCTTTCGACGAATCTTTGTACAAAAGCTATAGACACATGTCTTCATGTGCTGCCCATATCTTCCCTGCGATATGAG ACCTTGAAGGATTACTTGAAGAATCATGTAAATCAGTATGCAGCAGTTTTGGCATTCCGGCCAACAG GCTGGACTTACTCAGAAGGTTTAGGCAGAGAGCTTGATCTAATTAGGCCTAGCACTAGAGGCAACATCACAATATATG CTGTTCGAGAGGCTGATTTTTGGTCCTCTAGTGTTTCAATgttttaa
- the LOC7466283 gene encoding uncharacterized protein LOC7466283 — protein MEVHPRVNSMLAKRLWNVLRVTFFMIRKGLVSKRKLIMDMNLMMKRGKLLRKSLSNLMSLHHHTHHHHSKDLARGSFGLQEYEFSCSNSPDLVFFRMPKRKHHYFPCINLPEVIEEEQLEAEESKGAVVMVPKTPEYTFNIHFDHASEFAPGEKRSPLLSPFSVRVSDYSSEDENDGGNVQVDDEAEEFIRRFYEQLRVQSRMQLLQYQEA, from the coding sequence ATGGAGGTGCATCCAAGGGTAAACTCTATGTTAGCCAAGAGGCTATGGAATGTTTTGAGGGTAACCTTCTTTATGATAAGGAAGGGATTGGTTTCAAAGAGGAAGTTGATCATGGACATGAATCTCATGATGAAGAGAGGGAAGCTCTTGAGGAAGTCCTTAAGCAACCTCATGTCCCTCCACCACCACACCCACCATCATCACTCAAAGGATTTGGCACGCGGTAGCTTCGGCTTACAAGAATATGAATTCTCATGCAGCAACAGTCCTGATCTTGTTTTTTTCCGCATGCCAAAGCGCAAACACCATTATTTCCCCTGTATCAATCTCCCCGAGGTCATAGAAGAGGAGCAGCTTGAAGCAGAGGAGAGCAAGGGCGCAGTTGTCATGGTTCCAAAGACTCCAGAGTACACTTTCAACATCCATTTTGATCACGCCTCTGAGTTCGCTCCGGGAGAGAAGCGTAGCCCTCTTCTCTCCCCGTTCTCGGTAAGAGTGTCAGATTATTCATCAGAAGATGAGAATGATGGTGGGAATGTACAGGTTGACGATGAAGCTGAAGAATTCATCAGAAGGTTTTATGAGCAGCTAAGGGTACAAAGTCGCATGCAATTGCTGCAGTATCAGGAAGCCTAA
- the LOC7457994 gene encoding uncharacterized protein LOC7457994 isoform X2 → MNSSTNNVTRTPSYWYSEQDYDDTYAPNNSSRNYQRMPTFSHFRRSASQARPEPNRGGSQDTWRPAVEERAITVPLGLAGLARELPGPSRQRNWQASSSTQADRSRSTQDEQNKALAQLKKETYNPIPKRMTTRLSLYYRDRAIDAVKDRARETEDDGKRCAICLEDFEPKESVMVTPCNHMFHEECIVPWAKSNGKCPVCRFVLCDRAGGSAAPAQNIESFAGNDVFEGELISVMRAMEEAFIRGNTSRW, encoded by the exons ATGAACAGCAGCACCAACAATGTCACGCGAACCCCATCGTATTGGTACAGTGAACAAGACTATGATGATACCTATGCTCCCAACAACAGTAGCAGGAATTATCAAAGGATGCCCACGTTTTCCCATTTCCGCCGCTCCGCCTCCCAAGCCCGTCCG GAGCCGAATAGAGGAGGTTCACAAGATACATGGCGGCCGGCGGTGGAGGAAAGAGCCATAACAGTACCTCTCGGTCTAGCTGG ACTGGCAAGAGAGCTACCAGGGCCCTCACGCCAACGAAATTGGCAAGCCTCTTCATCTACACAAGCGGATCGCTCCAGATCAACCCAAGATGAGCAAAACAAAGCATTGGCACAGCTGAAGAAAGAAACCTATAACCCTATCCCGAAAAGGATGACAACTAGATTGAGTTTGTATTACAGAGACCGTGCCATTGATGCTGTTAAAGACAGGGCACGGGAGACAGAAGATGATGGCAAAAGATGTGCGATCTGCCTAGAAGATTTCGAGCCCAAAGAGTCGGTAATGGTGACCCCTTGCAACCATATGTTTCATGAGGAATGTATTGTGCCATGGGCGAAGAGTAATGGGAAATGCCCTGTTTGTCGGTTTGTGCTCTGCGACCGAGCCGGAGGAAGTGCAGCGCCAGCGCAGAACATCGAAAGTTTCGCAGGCAATGACGTATTTGAAGGAGAGCTAATTTCAGTCATGAGGGCCATGGAAGAGGCTTTCATACGGGGCAACACATCACGTTGGTAA
- the LOC127904284 gene encoding LOW QUALITY PROTEIN: pentatricopeptide repeat-containing protein At1g15510, chloroplastic (The sequence of the model RefSeq protein was modified relative to this genomic sequence to represent the inferred CDS: deleted 1 base in 1 codon; substituted 2 bases at 2 genomic stop codons), protein MIHRTGLFQKHHVHISLIKQYGTSLHSIXTVHASMLKYHLPHNLDFLTTNFIARYASLGSISYARSIFSSTPSTGLFLWNVMTRGFVHYSYYYHALLLYQQMLKLGIKPDHITFPFVIRACGCLRHFEFGLRVHQDVVKFGYQSYVFISNSLISMYGKCEQYDLFRHVFDEMPDRNVVSWSAVIGACSENDRCEXGFSLLWQMLGEGYRLISDAVLNVSILASFQLARAVHGIKTCGFFYNQD, encoded by the exons ATGATTCATCGTACAGGTTTGTTC CAAAAACACCATGTGCATATATCACTAATCAAGCAATACGGCACCTCTCTCCATTCCATCTAAACAGTCCATGCCTCCATGCTCAAATACCACCTCCCCCACAACCTTGACTTTCTTACCACCAACTTCATTGCCCGATACGCCTCTTTGGGCTCCATTTCTTACGCCCGCTCCATCTTCTCTTCTACCCCATCCACCGGTCTCTTCCTCTGGAATGTCATGACCCGCGGCTTTGTTCATTATTCCTATTACTATCATGCCCTTCTTTTGTACCAACAAATGCTAAAACTGGGCATT AAACCCGACCATATCACCTTCCCTTTTGTTATCAGGGCCTGCGGCTGTCTTCGGCACTTTGAATTCGGCCTTCGTGTTCATCAAGATGTTGTTAAGTTTGGGTACCAGTCTTATGTTTTTATTTCCAATTCTCTCATTTCCATGTATGGTAAATGTGAGCAGTATGATCTTTTTCGCCacgtgtttgatgaaatgcctGACAGAAATGTTGTTTCGTGGAGTGCCGTTATTGGCGCTTGCTCGGAGAATGACCGCTGTGAATAAGGGTTTTCATTGCTTTGGCAGATGTTAGGTGAGGGATATAGACTCATCAGTGATGCTGTTTTGAATGTGTCTATTCTAGCATCTTTCCAGCTCGCACGTGCAGTTCATGGAATCAAAACTTGTGGGTTCTTCTACAATCAAGACTAG